A stretch of Chionomys nivalis chromosome 2, mChiNiv1.1, whole genome shotgun sequence DNA encodes these proteins:
- the LOC130869859 gene encoding elongation factor 1-gamma-like, whose product MAAGTLYTYPENWRAFKALIAAQYSGAQVRVLSAPPHFHFGQTNRTPEFLRKFPAGKVPAFEGDDGFCVFESNAIAYYVSNEDLRGSTPEAAAQVVQWVSFADSDIVPPASTWVFPTLGIMHHNKQATENAKEEVRRILGLLDTHLKTRTFLVGERVTLADITVVCTLLWLYKQVLEPSFRQAFPNTNRWFLTCINQPQFRAVLGEVKLCEKMAQFDAKKFAESQPKKDTPRKEKGSREEKQKPQAERKEEKKAAAPAPEEEMDECEQALAAEPKAKDPFAHLPKSTFVLDEFKHKYSNEDTLSVALPYFWEHFDKDGWSLWYAEYRFPEELTQTFMSCNLITGMFQQLDKLRKNAFASVILFGTNNSSSISGIWVFRGQELAFPLSPDWQVDYESYTRRKLDPGSEETQTLVQEYFSWEGAFQHVGKAVNQGKIFK is encoded by the coding sequence ATGGCGGCTGGGACCCTGTACACATATCCTGAAAACTGGAGAGCCTTCAAGGCCCTCATTGCTGCTCAGTATAGTGGGGCTCAGGTCCGCGTGCTCTCCGCACCACCCCACTTCCACTTTGGCCAAACCAACCGCACCCctgaatttctcagaaaatttcctgctggcaaggttccagcatttGAGGGTGATGATGGATTCTGCGTGTTTGAGAGCAATGCCATCGCCTATTATGTAAGCAACGAGGACCTGAGGGGAagtactccagaggcagcagCTCAGGTGGTGCAGTGGGTGAGCTTTGCTGACAGTGATATCGTCCCTCCAGCCAGCACCTGGGTGTTCCCCACCTTGGGCATCATGCACCATAACAAACAGGCCACTGAAAATGCAAAAGAAGAGGTGAGACGAATCCTGGGGCTGCTGGACACTCATTTGAAGACAAGGACTTTCTTGGTGGGTGAGCGAGTGACTCTGGCTGATATCACAGTTGTCTGTACCCTTCTGTGGCTCTACAAGCAGGTCTTAGAGCCTTCTTTTCGCCAGGCCTTCCCCAATACCAACCGATGGTTCCTCACCTGCATTAACCAGCCCCAGTTCAGGGCAGTCTTGGGGGAGGTGAAGCTGTGTGAGAAGATGGCCCAATTTGATGCCAAGAAGTTTGCAGAGAGCCAGCCTAAAAAAGATActccaaggaaagaaaagggttcacgagaagagaaacagaagcccCAGGCAGAacggaaagaggagaaaaaggcagctgccccagctcctgaggAGGAGATGGATGAGTGTGAGCAGGCACTGGCTGCTGAGCCTAAGGCCAAGGACCCCTTCGCTCACTTGCCCAAGAGTACCTTTGTGTTGGATGAGTTTAAGCATAAGTACTCCAACGAAGACACCCTCTCCGTGGCGCTGCCATATTTTTGGGAGCACTTTGATAAGGACGGCTGGTCCTTGTGGTATGCTGAATATCGCTTCCCTGAGGAGCTCACCCAGACCTTTATGAGTTGCAACCTCATCACTGGCATGTTCCAGCAATTAGACAAACTGAGGAAGAATGCCTTTGCTAGTGTCATCCTCTTTGGAACCAACAACAGCAGCTCCATTTCCGGCATTTGGGTTTTCCGAGGCCAAGAGCTTGCCTTTCCGCTAAGTCCAGATTGGCAGGTGGACTACGAGTCCTATACACGGCGGAAACTGGATCCTGGTAGTGAGGAGACCCAGACCCTGGTTCAAGAGTACTTTTCCTGGGAGGGGGCCTTCCAGCATGTGGGCAAAGCTGTCAATCAAGGCAAGATCTTCAAGTGA